Proteins encoded together in one Rhizobacter sp. J219 window:
- a CDS encoding bifunctional diguanylate cyclase/phosphodiesterase, translating to MTTVPSSALADDDMLVQPKVLLVDDDEVNLLLTAIALRERGFSITEATSGERAIQLLADWLPDVVVLDALMPGLDGFQTCAELRNLPGFESLPVLMLTGLDDDASITRAYEAGATDFFVKSTQWSLLAGRLRYLLRSSRTRLELERSKAKLARAQDLARMGSFDWRVGQGSPVFSIEGLRVFGMGPGDKVSMRGLLRMIPTENREGFMLVLHDVFRHSSVLATDLPVVLPDGRQQRIIHVEAEPEFNEHGNLSGYTGIVQDVTDRRMAEDKIRHLANFDALTGLPNRRQLIWRAERALEHARRLNHPVALLLIDLDRFKVINDTLGHGAGDELLMEVSRRLRSCVRHSDQVMETSVESMGSRSHRSLEAVGRLGGDEFVALLPEVSDEADAERVADRILDVMREPIFVGGQECFVTASVGIAMFPRDGATVADLMRNSDVAMYSVKAQGRNAALLYRPALAGKGREKLELESALHKAIERNELVLHYQPKVDVRGAKMVGVEALMRWQRGSMLVPPGDFIPLAEETGLIIPLSEWAIREAARQARLWQDSFGFADSIAVNLPNRLFERTDLVEHIHQAVTSYGVPHHAIELEITETGLMKDLQNVIPSLHRLNEIGVEISIDDFGTGYSSLAYLTTLPISELKIDRSFVRDLGMTPQISAVVTAIIALARSLGLRVIAEGVENMRQMEVLHRAGCVVMQGFLFSKAQPPDVLEQWLEQTVLPRKAPWIVNADEATAAETLRAAIEARSRFGTPQGGV from the coding sequence ATGACCACCGTGCCCAGCTCCGCCCTGGCTGACGACGACATGCTCGTCCAGCCCAAGGTGCTGCTGGTCGACGACGACGAAGTCAACCTCCTGCTGACCGCCATCGCCCTGCGAGAGCGCGGCTTTTCCATCACCGAGGCCACGAGCGGCGAGCGTGCCATCCAGCTGCTGGCCGACTGGCTGCCCGACGTGGTGGTGCTCGACGCCCTGATGCCCGGGCTCGACGGCTTCCAGACCTGCGCCGAGCTGCGCAACCTGCCGGGCTTCGAATCGCTGCCGGTGCTCATGCTCACCGGCCTCGACGACGACGCCTCCATCACCCGTGCCTACGAAGCGGGTGCCACCGACTTCTTCGTCAAGTCCACCCAGTGGAGCCTGCTCGCGGGCCGCCTTCGTTACCTGCTGCGCTCGTCGCGCACGCGCCTGGAGCTGGAGCGATCAAAGGCCAAGCTGGCCCGCGCGCAAGACCTGGCGCGCATGGGCAGCTTCGACTGGCGCGTGGGGCAGGGCAGCCCGGTGTTCTCGATCGAAGGCCTGCGCGTCTTCGGCATGGGGCCGGGCGACAAGGTGAGCATGCGTGGTCTGCTGCGCATGATCCCGACCGAGAACCGCGAAGGCTTCATGCTGGTGCTGCACGACGTCTTCCGCCACAGCTCGGTGCTGGCCACCGACCTGCCGGTGGTGCTGCCCGACGGGCGGCAGCAGCGCATCATCCACGTCGAGGCCGAGCCCGAGTTCAACGAGCACGGCAACCTGTCGGGCTACACCGGCATCGTGCAGGACGTGACCGACCGGCGCATGGCCGAAGACAAGATCCGGCACCTGGCGAACTTCGACGCGCTCACCGGCCTGCCCAACCGCCGCCAGCTGATCTGGCGCGCAGAACGCGCCCTCGAACACGCCCGCCGCCTCAACCACCCGGTCGCGCTGCTGCTGATTGACCTTGACCGCTTCAAGGTCATTAACGACACGCTGGGCCACGGCGCGGGCGACGAGCTGCTGATGGAAGTCTCGCGCCGGCTGCGCTCGTGCGTGCGCCACTCCGACCAGGTGATGGAAACTTCGGTCGAGTCGATGGGCTCACGCTCGCACCGTTCGCTCGAAGCCGTGGGCCGCCTGGGCGGCGATGAATTCGTGGCGCTCTTGCCCGAGGTGTCGGACGAAGCCGACGCCGAGCGCGTGGCCGACCGCATCCTCGACGTGATGCGCGAGCCGATCTTCGTGGGCGGGCAGGAATGCTTCGTCACCGCCTCGGTGGGCATTGCGATGTTCCCGCGCGATGGTGCGACGGTCGCCGACCTGATGCGCAATTCCGACGTGGCCATGTACTCGGTCAAGGCGCAGGGCCGCAACGCGGCGCTGCTGTACCGGCCGGCGCTCGCCGGCAAAGGCCGAGAAAAGCTCGAACTCGAAAGCGCGCTGCACAAGGCCATCGAGCGCAACGAACTCGTGCTGCACTACCAGCCCAAGGTCGACGTGCGTGGCGCCAAGATGGTGGGCGTGGAAGCGCTGATGCGCTGGCAGCGCGGCAGCATGCTGGTGCCCCCGGGTGACTTCATCCCGCTGGCCGAAGAAACCGGTCTCATCATCCCGCTCAGCGAGTGGGCGATCCGCGAGGCGGCGCGCCAGGCGCGGCTGTGGCAAGACAGTTTTGGCTTCGCCGATTCCATCGCGGTCAACCTGCCGAATCGCCTCTTCGAGCGCACCGACCTCGTCGAACACATCCACCAGGCCGTCACCAGCTACGGCGTGCCGCACCACGCCATCGAGCTTGAGATCACCGAGACGGGCCTGATGAAGGACCTGCAGAACGTGATCCCGTCGCTGCACCGGCTCAACGAGATCGGCGTCGAGATCTCCATCGACGACTTCGGTACCGGTTATTCGTCGCTGGCCTACCTGACCACGCTGCCGATCAGCGAGTTGAAGATCGACCGCTCCTTCGTGCGCGACCTCGGCATGACGCCGCAGATCTCGGCCGTCGTCACCGCCATCATCGCGCTCGCCCGCTCGCTCGGCCTGCGGGTGATCGCCGAGGGCGTGGAAAACATGCGCCAGATGGAAGTGCTGCACCGCGCCGGCTGCGTGGTGATGCAGGGTTTCCTCTTCAGCAAGGCCCAGCCGCCCGACGTGCTGGAGCAGTGGCTCGAGCAGACCGTGCTGCCGCGCAAGGCGCCGTGGATCGTCAATGCCGACGAGGCCACCGCGGCCGAGACGCTGCGAGCGGCGATCGAGGCGCGCTCGCGCTTCGGCACCCCGCAGGGCGGCGTCTGA
- a CDS encoding PAS domain-containing hybrid sensor histidine kinase/response regulator — translation MPPLNARWLLLGLAAFAAGVSLVEAAELARWFALFSVASLGAAMLLPRMQVGSAEARPEQVSRDSTFAPTTLQPEIDLGRDYFHTLIENLPASLYVFSVDADRRVLNINTHAEREFGVSRSQVVGKTLREALGRRVATLAEPAMAEALAREGAVEHSFVLTAKKGSAQGRQVVGARYFALRDAQGQPTLLIALARDVTQAREAEAELQRARDAAEHASQAKSQFLASMSHEIRTPMNGILGMTELLLGTSLSDKQRRFVQSVYRSGESLLEIINDILDFSKIEAGKLELAEIDFSLRGVVEDTLELLAPRAHEKGLELSFREEPGLPQVVRGDPLRLRQILTNLVANAIKFTEHGEVVVTLNVAPGQPPGRLVFGVHDTGIGIEAEAIPKLFNAFTQGSVGMARRYGGTGLGLSISRQLVELMGGQIEVRSQPGLGSHFTFVLPLPEVHADPASLGQDLLTMPRMRILVVEDNETNRIVLDNMLSAWGMEVVLAEDGRRGLDILQGKAGVDPHFDLALVDMQMPRLDGMGMALALQASGLHPNMKMVMLSSVSTPDDVRAAHQAGFHRFVPKPVRKAELRQAILGISATISDVDRLTPRLNAHILVVEDNVVNQEVIGQMLRSLGCRVQLSSGALSGLRAMCEKQFDLVLMDIQMPGMDGVEALNWFRRGTAGRFNFLTSADTPIIAVTANALGGDEERFLGLGFDDYLSKPFRQSQLLAMLTRHLRLAAPAGTSDGGMPAPAAPAGAAASDGGVLDAQALERLRELDPSGENHLMERVVSAFDSSVGRLMPQLEDALNSLELGGIRHVAHTLKSSSASIGAMKLSRMCADLEARARNEQADGMAERIALLQTEVEIVRVALKRVLGS, via the coding sequence ATGCCCCCGCTGAACGCTCGTTGGTTGTTGTTGGGCCTGGCCGCGTTTGCAGCTGGTGTTTCGCTGGTCGAAGCGGCCGAGCTGGCGCGCTGGTTCGCGCTTTTCTCGGTGGCGTCGCTCGGCGCGGCGATGCTCTTGCCGCGCATGCAGGTGGGCTCGGCCGAGGCTCGCCCCGAACAGGTGAGCCGCGACAGCACCTTTGCACCGACGACCCTGCAGCCCGAGATCGACCTCGGGCGTGACTACTTTCACACTCTGATCGAAAACCTGCCGGCGAGCCTTTATGTGTTCAGCGTCGACGCCGATCGGCGCGTGCTCAACATCAACACCCATGCCGAGCGGGAATTCGGCGTTTCCCGCAGCCAGGTGGTGGGCAAGACGCTGAGAGAAGCCCTGGGCCGGCGGGTGGCCACGCTGGCCGAACCGGCGATGGCCGAGGCGCTCGCGCGTGAGGGTGCGGTGGAGCACTCCTTCGTGCTCACCGCCAAGAAAGGCAGCGCGCAGGGCCGGCAGGTGGTGGGAGCACGCTACTTCGCCCTGCGCGACGCGCAGGGCCAGCCGACGCTCCTGATTGCGCTGGCACGCGACGTGACGCAGGCCCGCGAGGCCGAGGCCGAGCTGCAGCGGGCGCGCGATGCCGCCGAGCACGCAAGCCAGGCCAAGAGCCAGTTCCTGGCCAGCATGAGCCACGAGATCCGCACGCCGATGAACGGCATCCTCGGCATGACCGAGCTGCTGCTGGGCACGAGCCTGTCGGACAAGCAGCGCCGCTTCGTGCAGTCGGTGTACCGCTCGGGCGAGTCCTTGCTGGAGATCATCAACGACATCCTCGACTTCTCGAAGATCGAGGCCGGCAAGCTTGAGCTGGCCGAGATCGACTTCTCGCTGCGCGGCGTGGTCGAGGACACGCTGGAGCTGCTGGCGCCGCGCGCCCACGAGAAGGGCCTGGAGCTGAGCTTCCGCGAGGAGCCGGGCCTGCCGCAGGTGGTCAGGGGCGACCCGCTGCGGCTGCGCCAGATCCTCACCAACCTGGTGGCGAATGCGATCAAGTTCACCGAGCACGGCGAGGTGGTGGTGACGCTCAACGTCGCACCCGGCCAGCCGCCGGGGCGGCTCGTCTTCGGCGTGCACGACACCGGCATCGGCATCGAGGCCGAGGCCATCCCCAAGCTCTTCAACGCCTTCACCCAGGGCAGCGTGGGCATGGCGCGCCGCTACGGCGGCACGGGTCTGGGCCTGTCGATCTCTCGCCAGCTGGTCGAGCTGATGGGCGGCCAGATCGAGGTGCGCAGCCAGCCCGGGCTGGGTTCGCACTTCACCTTCGTGCTGCCCTTGCCCGAGGTGCACGCCGACCCGGCCTCGCTCGGCCAGGACCTGCTCACCATGCCGCGCATGCGCATCCTCGTGGTCGAAGACAACGAGACCAACCGCATCGTGCTCGACAACATGCTCAGCGCCTGGGGCATGGAGGTGGTGCTGGCCGAAGATGGCCGCCGGGGGCTCGACATCCTGCAGGGCAAGGCTGGTGTCGACCCGCACTTCGACCTGGCGCTGGTCGACATGCAGATGCCACGGCTCGACGGCATGGGCATGGCGCTGGCGCTGCAGGCCTCGGGTCTTCACCCGAACATGAAGATGGTCATGCTGTCGTCGGTGTCTACCCCCGACGATGTGCGGGCTGCCCACCAGGCGGGTTTTCACCGATTCGTGCCCAAGCCCGTGCGCAAGGCCGAGCTCCGGCAGGCCATTCTGGGGATTTCTGCCACGATTTCAGACGTCGACCGATTGACGCCGCGGTTGAACGCCCACATCCTTGTCGTGGAAGACAATGTGGTGAACCAGGAAGTGATCGGGCAGATGCTGCGTTCACTCGGGTGCCGGGTGCAATTGAGTTCCGGTGCCCTCTCCGGCCTGCGCGCAATGTGCGAAAAGCAGTTCGACCTGGTGCTGATGGACATCCAGATGCCGGGCATGGACGGCGTGGAGGCGCTCAACTGGTTCCGGCGCGGGACGGCCGGGCGATTCAATTTCCTCACCTCAGCGGATACTCCGATCATTGCGGTCACGGCCAATGCCCTGGGCGGCGACGAAGAGCGCTTCCTGGGTCTTGGCTTCGATGACTATCTGTCCAAACCCTTTCGCCAGAGCCAACTGCTTGCCATGTTGACCCGACACCTGCGCCTCGCGGCGCCTGCTGGAACCAGCGACGGCGGCATGCCTGCCCCGGCGGCCCCTGCCGGCGCAGCGGCAAGCGACGGCGGCGTGCTCGATGCCCAGGCGCTGGAGCGCCTCCGCGAGCTCGACCCGAGCGGCGAGAACCACCTGATGGAGCGTGTGGTCAGCGCCTTCGACAGTTCGGTCGGCCGCCTCATGCCGCAGCTCGAAGACGCCCTCAACAGCTTGGAACTGGGGGGTATCCGCCACGTGGCCCACACCCTGAAGTCGTCGTCCGCTAGCATCGGTGCGATGAAGCTGTCCAGAATGTGCGCGGACCTCGAAGCGCGCGCCCGCAACGAACAAGCCGACGGCATGGCCGAGCGCATCGCGCTGCTGCAGACCGAAGTCGAGATCGTGCGTGTCGCGCTCAAGCGTGTGCTCGGGTCCTGA
- a CDS encoding response regulator, with protein sequence MVDDDRLVLATLTHGLAEAGYEIIDADNGDDASLLAREHRPDLALLDIRMEGKSGFDVAAYLREYCQIPFMFLSAFSDEQTVAQVKALGAVAYLVKPLDIHQIVPAVEAAFHQLTKRPLDGPAGHKSQADEALSQPVAMAVGVLMHRYSLPRGAALERLQKLAASESRPLHVQAERLLDAVELLSKPSEA encoded by the coding sequence GTGGTCGACGACGACCGGCTCGTGCTGGCGACGCTGACCCACGGCCTCGCGGAAGCAGGCTACGAGATCATCGACGCCGACAACGGCGACGATGCGAGCCTCCTCGCACGCGAGCACCGCCCCGATCTCGCGCTGCTCGACATCCGCATGGAAGGCAAGAGCGGCTTCGACGTGGCGGCCTACCTGCGCGAGTACTGCCAGATCCCGTTCATGTTCCTCTCGGCCTTCTCCGACGAGCAGACGGTCGCGCAGGTGAAGGCGCTCGGCGCGGTGGCCTACCTCGTGAAGCCCCTCGACATCCACCAGATCGTGCCGGCCGTCGAGGCGGCGTTCCACCAGCTGACCAAGCGGCCGCTCGACGGGCCCGCGGGCCACAAGTCGCAGGCCGACGAGGCCTTGTCGCAGCCGGTGGCGATGGCGGTGGGCGTGCTGATGCACCGCTACTCGCTGCCGCGTGGGGCCGCATTGGAGCGGCTGCAGAAACTCGCGGCCAGCGAGTCGCGCCCGCTGCACGTGCAGGCCGAGCGCCTGCTCGATGCGGTGGAGTTGCTGTCGAAGCCCAGCGAGGCCTGA
- a CDS encoding ATP-binding protein — MTSVLLSVLALLALVAAAAAVGWSVKGQQRQRQLERELQAARAREHALIQSLGHWHWRTDLQHRVTLLRPPSSALATDWPPVMKDLESHPLLWDVFQSNDGSLKPRLLSHAAFDGVAATLAGHPGLLLRGAPVLDADGHYAGHVGTASEAVAASAPTGPSPQDLQDQESFSYTVSHDLRAPIRVVEGFTKILKEDYGRLLDRIGNDHLDRVLGAAARMNSMIDALLALSQLSTRPLTRQPVNLSQLIGYIVDDLRRQSPERQVTVIVEPDLQVQGDATLLRVALENLLGNAWKYTAKCREPRIWVERTEHEGHPAFAIRDNGAGFDMRFADRLFGVFQRLHSATDFQGTGVGLASVRRIMRRHGGDIWAEGEVDRGARFVFWLGS, encoded by the coding sequence ATGACGTCTGTGCTGCTCAGCGTGTTGGCCTTGCTCGCCCTGGTGGCCGCGGCCGCCGCCGTGGGCTGGTCGGTCAAGGGGCAGCAGCGGCAACGCCAGCTCGAACGCGAACTGCAGGCGGCCCGCGCCCGCGAACATGCCCTCATCCAGTCGCTCGGCCACTGGCACTGGCGCACCGACCTGCAGCACCGCGTGACGCTGCTGCGCCCGCCGTCATCGGCGCTGGCGACCGACTGGCCACCGGTGATGAAAGACCTGGAAAGCCACCCGCTGCTGTGGGACGTGTTCCAGTCCAACGATGGCAGCCTGAAGCCGCGCCTGCTGTCACATGCCGCCTTCGACGGCGTGGCGGCCACGCTCGCCGGCCACCCCGGCCTGCTGCTGCGCGGTGCCCCGGTGCTCGACGCCGATGGCCACTACGCCGGCCACGTGGGCACCGCCAGCGAAGCGGTCGCGGCTTCAGCGCCGACCGGCCCGAGCCCGCAAGACCTGCAGGACCAGGAATCCTTCAGCTACACCGTCTCGCACGACCTGCGTGCGCCCATCCGCGTGGTCGAAGGCTTCACCAAGATCCTGAAGGAAGACTACGGCCGCCTGCTCGACCGCATCGGCAACGATCACCTCGACCGCGTGCTCGGTGCCGCCGCGCGCATGAACAGCATGATCGACGCGCTGCTCGCACTGTCGCAGCTGTCGACGCGGCCGCTGACGCGCCAGCCGGTCAACCTGTCGCAGCTCATCGGCTACATCGTCGACGACCTGCGCCGCCAGTCGCCCGAGCGGCAGGTGACGGTGATCGTCGAGCCCGACCTGCAGGTGCAGGGCGATGCGACGCTCCTGCGCGTAGCGCTCGAAAACCTGCTGGGCAACGCGTGGAAGTACACCGCCAAATGCCGCGAGCCGCGCATCTGGGTCGAGCGCACCGAACACGAGGGACACCCCGCGTTTGCGATACGCGACAACGGCGCGGGCTTCGACATGCGCTTCGCCGACCGCCTGTTCGGTGTGTTCCAGCGGCTGCACAGCGCCACCGACTTTCAGGGCACGGGGGTGGGCCTTGCGTCGGTGCGGCGCATCATGCGCCGGCACGGGGGCGACATCTGGGCCGAAGGCGAAGTCGACCGCGGCGCGCGGTTCGTGTTCTGGCTGGGAAGTTAG
- a CDS encoding PAS domain S-box protein produces MVLFDEQGLLVRTNPAFEALAGQVPVLMSEAEPGVQALLCWEDGRPVASLQPGAPPFESEAWVTQPDGSARRLRSALRCYRTASGQLRYMAVVEDRSAEEERDLAQMQIGALMDTAGVGLATFQESGGWVQHGSALPPSGGGDAGAAAALQSIRREVVLPDSLPEYERLQQALRHGQRTEVRYAIRHPELGQRWLQTRVEPATLASGKRTTSVVTLDVTEQHQSQQRSDTLLREMTTILENTTAGMAYLRSGVLVRCNSRFEALLGVHAGQVVGCGLTELFASQPDAPQLVREIEAALAADTVYEAELSFQLPGQATQWCALTVRRAGPAGDASEAIAVLSDITRLKAQQMELEALARDRELMFSLSEVGIAFIRNDRVQRANQAMSELTGYEPGVMNGLATSVLYANEAEYLRLRAVTRESMRLHGNWLAERQLRRRDGSLIWVQVSTRPVNVNDLDDGLIASYVNVDDRHRAQQAVALQAERTRAILDSVLVGIVTVGPGGIEWMNRSARRMFGGDLADFIGQAMSTVATPGEDHPFRQTRYLDDLVEGQAETFECKVKARDGREFWVVGNAVVTGRESTGRQLTYALLDIERRRQAEARTAEVQASLQRVIEAAPLAISLFDAQTLRIVQVNQTAAMSIGLAPDQLVGRTPEELFEPAVAERYRADMTHALTAGAVTQREYRIETDGEARLWDARYLPMSAANAPPDQLLLVATDVTEQRAAQEARFEAAIAQREMLVKEVHHRIKNNLQGVAGLLQQIGARKPEVAPFIAEVVGQVQAIAQVYGLQVGVTGPLRVKSVLEAITGSVQRTFGRSIRLTVEGPAHLWALPEAESIPIALTINELLTNAVKHSNAVADPSAVHCSLHCSEGDVRIGIANRGQLPAGFNLARYPGGVSGLGLVRALLPRRSASLDVDQQGDDVVATITLVPPGVSRLAAV; encoded by the coding sequence ATGGTCCTGTTCGACGAACAAGGCCTGCTGGTGCGCACCAACCCGGCGTTCGAGGCGCTGGCGGGGCAGGTGCCGGTGCTGATGTCGGAAGCCGAGCCCGGCGTGCAGGCGCTGCTGTGCTGGGAGGACGGGCGGCCCGTCGCTTCGCTTCAGCCCGGGGCCCCGCCGTTCGAGTCGGAGGCCTGGGTGACGCAGCCCGACGGCAGCGCGCGCCGGCTGCGTTCGGCCCTGCGCTGCTATCGCACGGCGAGCGGCCAGCTGCGCTACATGGCGGTGGTCGAGGACCGCAGCGCCGAAGAGGAACGCGACCTCGCGCAGATGCAGATCGGCGCTCTGATGGACACCGCCGGCGTGGGCCTCGCGACCTTCCAGGAGTCCGGCGGCTGGGTGCAGCACGGCAGCGCCTTGCCGCCTTCGGGCGGGGGCGACGCGGGTGCGGCGGCGGCGCTGCAGTCGATCCGCCGCGAGGTGGTGCTGCCCGATTCGCTGCCCGAGTACGAGCGGCTGCAGCAGGCGCTGCGCCACGGCCAGCGCACCGAGGTGCGCTATGCGATCCGCCACCCCGAGCTGGGCCAGCGCTGGCTGCAGACGCGGGTGGAGCCGGCCACGCTGGCCTCGGGCAAACGCACCACGTCGGTGGTGACGCTCGACGTGACCGAACAGCACCAGTCGCAGCAACGCAGCGACACGCTGCTGCGCGAGATGACCACCATCCTCGAGAACACCACCGCCGGCATGGCCTATCTGCGCAGCGGCGTGCTGGTGCGTTGCAACAGCCGCTTCGAGGCCTTGCTCGGCGTGCATGCGGGGCAGGTGGTGGGCTGCGGGCTGACGGAGCTCTTTGCGAGCCAGCCCGACGCCCCCCAGCTCGTGCGCGAGATCGAAGCGGCGCTGGCGGCCGACACGGTGTACGAGGCCGAGCTGTCGTTCCAGCTGCCGGGGCAGGCCACGCAGTGGTGTGCGCTGACGGTGCGCCGCGCCGGCCCGGCGGGCGATGCGTCGGAGGCGATTGCCGTGCTGTCGGACATCACGCGGCTCAAGGCGCAGCAGATGGAGCTGGAGGCGCTGGCGCGCGACCGCGAGCTGATGTTCAGCCTGTCGGAAGTGGGCATTGCGTTCATCCGCAACGACCGTGTGCAGCGGGCCAACCAGGCCATGAGCGAACTCACCGGCTACGAGCCGGGTGTGATGAATGGGCTTGCGACCTCCGTGTTGTACGCGAATGAGGCCGAGTACCTGCGCCTGCGCGCCGTCACGCGCGAGTCGATGCGGCTGCACGGCAACTGGCTGGCCGAGCGCCAGCTGCGCCGGCGCGACGGCAGCCTGATCTGGGTGCAGGTGAGCACGCGGCCGGTCAACGTGAACGATCTCGACGACGGGCTGATCGCGTCCTATGTGAATGTCGATGACCGGCACCGCGCGCAGCAGGCGGTGGCGCTGCAGGCCGAACGCACACGCGCCATTCTCGACTCGGTGCTGGTGGGCATCGTCACCGTCGGGCCGGGCGGCATCGAGTGGATGAACCGCTCGGCGCGGCGCATGTTCGGGGGCGACCTGGCCGACTTCATCGGCCAGGCGATGAGCACCGTGGCGACGCCCGGCGAGGATCATCCGTTCCGCCAGACCCGCTACCTCGACGATCTCGTCGAGGGGCAGGCCGAGACCTTCGAGTGCAAGGTCAAGGCGCGCGACGGGCGCGAGTTCTGGGTCGTCGGCAACGCGGTCGTGACCGGGCGCGAATCCACCGGCCGACAGCTCACGTATGCACTGCTCGACATCGAGCGCCGCCGCCAGGCCGAGGCGCGCACGGCGGAGGTGCAGGCCTCGCTGCAGCGGGTGATCGAGGCGGCGCCGCTTGCCATCTCGCTCTTCGATGCGCAGACGCTGCGCATCGTGCAGGTGAACCAGACCGCTGCCATGAGCATCGGCCTCGCGCCGGACCAGCTCGTCGGCCGCACGCCGGAAGAGTTGTTCGAGCCGGCCGTGGCGGAGCGCTACCGTGCCGACATGACGCACGCGCTCACCGCAGGGGCGGTGACGCAACGTGAGTACCGCATCGAGACCGACGGCGAGGCACGGCTGTGGGACGCACGCTACCTGCCGATGTCGGCCGCCAATGCACCCCCTGACCAGCTGCTGCTGGTGGCGACTGACGTGACCGAGCAGCGCGCCGCGCAGGAAGCGCGCTTCGAAGCCGCCATCGCGCAGCGCGAGATGCTGGTGAAGGAGGTGCACCACCGCATCAAGAACAACCTGCAGGGCGTGGCCGGCCTCCTGCAGCAGATCGGCGCGCGCAAGCCCGAGGTGGCGCCTTTCATCGCCGAGGTGGTGGGGCAGGTGCAGGCGATCGCGCAGGTCTACGGCCTGCAGGTCGGTGTGACCGGGCCGCTGCGCGTGAAGAGCGTGCTGGAGGCCATCACCGGCTCGGTGCAGCGCACCTTCGGGCGCTCGATCCGCCTCACGGTGGAAGGCCCGGCGCACCTCTGGGCGTTGCCCGAGGCGGAAAGCATCCCGATCGCGCTCACGATCAACGAGCTGCTGACCAACGCGGTGAAGCACAGCAACGCGGTGGCCGACCCGTCGGCGGTGCATTGCAGCCTGCACTGCAGCGAAGGCGACGTGCGCATCGGCATTGCCAACCGCGGGCAGCTTCCGGCCGGCTTCAACCTCGCGCGCTACCCGGGCGGTGTGTCGGGCCTCGGCCTCGTGCGGGCGCTTCTGCCGCGGCGTAGCGCGAGCCTCGACGTCGACCAGCAAGGCGACGACGTGGTGGCCACCATCACGCTCGTGCCGCCGGGCGTGTCGCGCCTCGCGGCGGTCTGA
- a CDS encoding EAL and HDOD domain-containing protein, whose product MNDTTILGQVALGYSPFIDRSRAVSATRLTVVPLKPDVTPDVAQLLHAVGGVWPADGGKAALNVVSESLLQDLLRASPSPNLMVEVPAFMAVDPANIVSLQNLHAAGTTLLIKGRPLSELPREVLPCFTYSIIDLADDRRINEAGATPPAGVIRNIPHVQSGVRTLAEMEASFTRGAAAVLGWPIDDAIEQAQAKSGGKQPQTEMQVIVELIQRVDKQEPIEKLEGTLKRDPSLAFKLMRYINSPAFGLRVEISSFRHAIMMLGYQRLKRWLALLLATAGKDSNMKPVMFAAVRRGLLMEELVRSSGDEEMRNEMFICGVFSLLDRMFKQPFSELLKTIPVPERVYQALVDSSGPYQPYFALVQAVENESLYDFRASAETLMLSVSEINRCVLSALTAASQVE is encoded by the coding sequence GTGAACGACACCACCATCCTGGGCCAGGTGGCCCTCGGCTACTCCCCCTTCATCGACCGCAGCCGCGCCGTCTCGGCCACGCGCCTGACGGTGGTGCCGCTGAAGCCCGATGTGACGCCCGACGTGGCGCAACTGCTGCACGCCGTGGGCGGCGTGTGGCCAGCCGACGGTGGCAAGGCTGCGCTCAACGTGGTGAGCGAGAGCCTGCTGCAGGACCTGCTGCGCGCCTCGCCCTCGCCCAACCTGATGGTCGAGGTGCCCGCCTTCATGGCCGTCGACCCGGCCAACATCGTGTCGCTGCAGAACCTGCACGCCGCCGGCACCACCTTGCTCATCAAGGGCCGCCCACTGTCGGAGCTGCCGCGCGAGGTGCTGCCGTGCTTCACCTATTCGATCATCGACCTGGCCGATGACCGCCGCATCAACGAAGCCGGCGCCACCCCGCCGGCCGGCGTGATCCGCAACATTCCCCACGTGCAGTCCGGCGTGCGCACGCTCGCCGAGATGGAAGCGAGCTTCACGCGTGGTGCGGCCGCGGTGCTGGGCTGGCCGATCGACGATGCGATCGAGCAGGCGCAGGCCAAGAGCGGCGGCAAGCAGCCTCAGACCGAGATGCAGGTGATCGTCGAGCTGATCCAGCGCGTCGACAAGCAGGAGCCGATCGAGAAGCTCGAAGGCACGCTGAAGCGCGATCCGTCGCTCGCGTTCAAGCTGATGCGCTACATCAACTCGCCGGCGTTCGGCCTGCGGGTGGAGATCAGCTCGTTCCGCCACGCGATCATGATGCTCGGCTACCAGCGGCTCAAGCGCTGGCTGGCGCTCCTGCTTGCGACGGCGGGCAAGGACTCGAACATGAAGCCCGTCATGTTTGCCGCGGTGCGCCGCGGCTTGCTGATGGAAGAGCTGGTGCGCTCCTCGGGTGACGAAGAGATGCGCAACGAGATGTTCATCTGCGGCGTGTTTTCTCTGCTCGACCGGATGTTCAAGCAGCCGTTTTCGGAACTGCTGAAGACGATCCCTGTCCCGGAGCGGGTGTACCAGGCGCTGGTCGACAGCTCGGGGCCGTATCAGCCCTACTTTGCGCTGGTGCAGGCGGTGGAGAACGAGTCGCTGTACGACTTCCGCGCGTCGGCGGAGACGTTGATGCTCAGTGTGTCTGAGATCAATCGGTGTGTGTTGTCGGCGTTGACGGCGGCTTCGCAGGTCGAATAG